In Chitinibacter sp. SCUT-21, a single genomic region encodes these proteins:
- the recB gene encoding exodeoxyribonuclease V subunit beta, translating into MSSLNLQALDVHGVPLHGRNLIEASAGTGKTFNITGLYARLILGAHDGLNGAKNAPQFDLSRALLPEQILVVTFTKAATAELKDRIRTRLAQLAQTFSEGLPFSINGEPEPFCAQLWQQVCESGQPTQPLLEQLRLALATLDCAAISTIHSFCQRLLSEQAFEVGFDFDFEMISDESEVLAQIARDYWRSDIYPAPVLWVQYLQNRKIDVDELSQLAARLAKLDPDALLPIPKATDLTQMQLRWDAALAKCVATWQPAEIGQLLMQHWHEQHFKKVLEFTADLAWLDEVNTFFAQPSRHLPKIFSTLAQSKINDALYAKWVKAGVAPPQHEFFKALDDLIDSQATLAGDLEAYFNQWLLRFAAVVREQLAQRKAQAGQMSFDDSLTMLARALRDPQRRDNLIAKVRQKYRAALVDEFQDTDPTQFTIIDSLFGSNSAEETGLPFFMVGDPKQAIYAFRGADVYAYLHARAQAQGQYSIDTNFRSDAKIIDFVNALFKPADAFIESKITHPHILAKHSGDSKLQIADDKDAVHAFVFDGKKAAHAERLCHSGTAQEIARLLTLAQQGRARLGDRPLQSGDIAVLVSSHQQASQMRQALVKVGVPSVTQSRSSVFASAEAAGLLALLQAVNEPANSALLRRALVSSVVGLSVPQLQAMLADDAAWLNEVERLQVLRDEWRKAGFMAMFRRWLVESRAPARLLGFDDGERRLTNLLHVAELIQNETRKRPSPALLLAWLERHVAEPDHSAESQQMRLESDADRVKIVTIHASKGLEYPIVFCPFAWKSRGDLLRNQQWIAFHDENDQLRIDAGTPERELAEERATTEAHAELMRLLYVALTRAKHRLYLAYPAFEKLPWQSKPAMKNGPLAQVLYHDGKRLNEQIGDCSIEQISAAFTAIAPLTVSDWPNTREPYQPAAVKLSAVSAASWTPRFLAAPWRMVSFSGVSRGQAKHSESGVDHDASTLDAALSVLDKTQLPMRFRFARGADAGTALHGMFEHWDFSRHDRNAWQEIIAKQLLRAGLVSEEALQAETQIDVDNEQGGMLPELATWLGEVIDTPLGMCGFALRDLQPKQRLNEWPFLMHCPKLNLTAFYRELARPEFGVAPQIIAASQRLKPEQVQAYLNGVVDLVCQYQGRYFIADYKSNFLGDNVADYSHAALTEAMGDAHYYLQYLLYVIAWHRHMKSRLGERYDYENDFGGVLYLFIRGMHPQGNGNGVWFDKPRQGLIEALNRALGGAQ; encoded by the coding sequence ATGAGCTCGCTGAATTTACAAGCACTCGACGTGCACGGCGTGCCGCTACATGGCCGCAATCTGATCGAGGCGTCAGCCGGTACCGGTAAAACATTTAATATCACTGGTCTGTATGCACGGCTGATTTTGGGCGCGCACGATGGATTGAACGGGGCCAAAAACGCGCCGCAATTTGATCTAAGCCGCGCCTTATTGCCCGAGCAAATTTTGGTCGTGACCTTTACCAAGGCTGCCACCGCCGAGCTGAAAGATCGCATCCGCACCCGATTGGCGCAGTTGGCGCAAACCTTCAGCGAAGGCCTGCCGTTTAGCATTAATGGCGAGCCTGAGCCATTTTGCGCGCAGCTGTGGCAGCAAGTGTGCGAATCGGGTCAGCCCACGCAGCCGCTGCTCGAGCAATTACGCTTGGCCTTGGCGACACTCGATTGCGCGGCAATTTCGACGATACATAGTTTTTGCCAGCGATTACTGAGCGAGCAGGCGTTTGAAGTTGGCTTTGATTTTGACTTTGAAATGATCAGCGATGAGAGTGAGGTATTGGCTCAAATCGCACGCGACTATTGGCGTAGCGACATTTACCCAGCGCCGGTATTGTGGGTGCAGTATTTACAAAACCGCAAAATCGATGTCGACGAACTCTCGCAGCTTGCCGCACGCTTGGCCAAGCTCGACCCCGACGCGCTGCTGCCCATACCCAAAGCGACAGATTTAACGCAAATGCAGTTGCGTTGGGATGCGGCCTTAGCCAAGTGTGTTGCCACGTGGCAGCCAGCTGAAATTGGCCAGCTGCTGATGCAGCACTGGCACGAGCAGCATTTTAAAAAGGTATTAGAATTTACCGCTGATCTGGCTTGGCTGGATGAAGTGAATACTTTCTTTGCTCAGCCGAGCCGCCATTTACCCAAGATTTTTTCCACGCTGGCGCAAAGCAAAATCAATGATGCCTTGTATGCAAAATGGGTCAAAGCCGGCGTTGCGCCGCCGCAGCATGAATTTTTTAAAGCGCTCGACGATTTGATCGACTCCCAAGCCACGCTAGCTGGCGATTTGGAAGCCTACTTTAACCAATGGTTGCTGCGCTTTGCCGCCGTGGTGCGCGAGCAATTGGCGCAGCGCAAGGCGCAAGCGGGGCAGATGTCGTTTGACGATAGCCTAACGATGCTGGCGCGCGCGCTACGCGACCCACAACGGCGCGATAATTTAATCGCCAAAGTGCGGCAAAAATACCGCGCCGCCTTGGTCGACGAGTTTCAGGATACCGATCCAACGCAATTTACGATTATTGATTCGCTATTCGGCAGCAATAGTGCCGAAGAAACCGGCTTGCCATTTTTTATGGTGGGCGATCCAAAACAAGCGATTTACGCCTTCCGTGGCGCCGATGTTTACGCCTATTTGCACGCCCGCGCGCAGGCGCAGGGGCAGTATTCGATTGATACCAATTTTCGCTCGGACGCGAAAATCATTGATTTTGTGAATGCGCTGTTCAAGCCCGCCGACGCGTTTATCGAAAGCAAAATCACGCATCCACATATTCTGGCCAAGCATAGCGGAGACTCAAAGCTACAGATCGCTGATGACAAAGACGCGGTGCACGCCTTTGTATTTGACGGCAAAAAAGCCGCGCATGCTGAGCGACTATGCCACAGCGGCACGGCGCAAGAAATTGCGCGGCTGCTGACTTTGGCGCAGCAAGGCCGCGCGCGCTTGGGCGATAGGCCGCTGCAATCGGGCGATATTGCGGTGTTGGTCAGCAGCCACCAGCAAGCCAGCCAAATGCGCCAAGCTTTAGTTAAAGTTGGCGTGCCGTCGGTGACGCAATCGCGCAGCAGCGTGTTTGCCAGCGCCGAGGCGGCGGGGCTGTTGGCCTTGCTACAGGCGGTGAACGAGCCAGCCAATTCGGCGCTGCTGCGTCGCGCTTTGGTTAGCAGCGTCGTCGGGCTGTCGGTGCCGCAATTGCAGGCCATGCTGGCCGATGATGCGGCGTGGTTGAATGAAGTTGAACGCCTACAGGTGCTGCGCGATGAATGGCGCAAAGCGGGCTTTATGGCGATGTTCCGCCGCTGGTTGGTCGAAAGCCGCGCACCGGCGCGTTTATTGGGTTTTGACGATGGCGAGCGCCGGCTGACCAATTTGCTGCATGTGGCTGAGTTAATCCAAAACGAAACGCGCAAAAGGCCAAGCCCGGCCTTGCTGCTGGCGTGGTTGGAGCGCCATGTTGCCGAGCCCGATCACAGCGCCGAGAGCCAGCAAATGCGGCTCGAGAGCGACGCTGATCGCGTCAAAATTGTCACGATCCACGCGTCCAAAGGCTTGGAATACCCGATTGTTTTCTGCCCATTTGCATGGAAAAGCCGCGGCGATTTGCTGCGCAATCAGCAATGGATTGCGTTTCATGACGAGAACGACCAATTGCGCATCGACGCGGGTACGCCAGAGCGTGAATTGGCCGAAGAACGCGCCACCACCGAGGCGCACGCTGAATTAATGCGCTTGCTGTACGTGGCCTTAACGCGCGCCAAGCATCGCTTGTATTTGGCTTACCCCGCGTTTGAAAAACTGCCCTGGCAATCAAAACCTGCAATGAAAAATGGCCCGCTGGCGCAAGTGCTGTATCACGACGGTAAGCGCCTGAACGAGCAAATTGGCGATTGCAGCATTGAACAAATCAGCGCCGCATTTACCGCGATTGCGCCGCTAACGGTCAGCGATTGGCCTAATACGCGCGAACCGTATCAGCCCGCCGCCGTCAAGCTTAGCGCGGTGAGCGCCGCATCGTGGACGCCACGCTTTTTGGCCGCACCGTGGCGCATGGTCAGCTTTTCGGGTGTTTCGCGCGGGCAGGCCAAGCACAGCGAAAGCGGCGTCGATCACGATGCCAGCACGCTCGATGCGGCGCTTAGCGTGCTTGATAAAACCCAGCTGCCGATGCGCTTTCGCTTTGCGCGTGGCGCCGACGCGGGGACGGCTTTGCACGGCATGTTTGAGCATTGGGATTTTAGCCGCCACGATCGCAACGCTTGGCAAGAGATCATCGCCAAGCAACTATTGCGCGCCGGTTTGGTCAGCGAAGAGGCCTTGCAAGCCGAGACGCAAATTGATGTGGACAATGAGCAGGGGGGTATGCTGCCAGAGCTCGCTACATGGTTGGGCGAAGTGATTGATACGCCGCTGGGTATGTGTGGCTTTGCGTTGCGCGATTTGCAGCCTAAACAACGCTTGAACGAATGGCCGTTTTTAATGCATTGCCCCAAGCTCAATCTAACCGCTTTTTACCGCGAACTCGCTCGGCCCGAATTTGGCGTAGCGCCGCAAATTATCGCCGCCAGCCAGCGGCTAAAACCCGAGCAAGTGCAGGCGTATTTAAACGGCGTGGTCGATTTGGTGTGCCAATATCAGGGGCGCTATTTTATCGCCGACTATAAATCGAATTTCTTGGGTGACAACGTCGCCGACTACAGCCACGCCGCGCTGACCGAGGCAATGGGCGACGCGCATTATTATCTGCAATACCTGCTGTACGTGATTGCGTGGCATCGACATATGAAATCTCGTTTGGGTGAGCGTTACGATTACGAGAATGATTTTGGTGGCGTGCTGTATTTATTTATACGGGGTATGCATCCGCAAGGTAATGGCAATGGGGTCTGGTTTGATAAACCCCGGCAGGGTTTAATTGAGGCGCTTAATCGCGCTCTGGGAGGTGCGCAATGA
- the recC gene encoding exodeoxyribonuclease V subunit gamma, giving the protein MSSRLNLFQSNRLENLFELMQALFAVPLSDPFASEKIIVSSKGMERWLRFQLAERVGICSGVDFALPAGFIWRLLQDAMPGLPAESPYSSGPLAWRLFGLLPQSQAREASPIVAAYLAEGDERRRMALAGKLADVFDQYLVFRSDWIAAWEEGRLLGNLGPDEAWQAKLWCEVRDSIRAGQYGATSPHRAEMFVQLFTQWAEHQPQRLPERLTVFGISSMPPAYIDVLGVLAEHIDVNLFLLNPCMAEWGAIVSPKALAFHALRSKQEARAQEKMYLDVGHPLLASMGKAGRDFFRAITERFPWSVGGDGPLFSDPCANLADANLLRQIQSDILHLYERGHDSRFRIANDDQSLTFHRCHSAMREVEVLHDRLCAMLARDKTLLASEIAVLLPDLGPYAPLIEAVFGGAAAAGAPVLPYNIADLSTAQECPAIDVYLQLFNLPDSRCTADEIFGLIETPQVARRFGIAAEDLATLQHWIDAAAIRWGLNAAHRAEFAELLGGEAGLAALGEANTWQAGLDSLLLGAALPQKLAGDTVPLWHGIAPWDQLEGSQVALLAKLKTLIDSLSAWRERLKAAQTLADWAVLAQQLLEEFLNFDPEVEAERLLVLSIRESLAAMATQGELAEFGAPVERKVVLDDLRHRFDTSSRGSGFMSRGITFCTMVPMRGLPFRVIAVLGLNETDFPRNPPTLGFDLIAQNPQLGDRSRRLDDRFLFLEIILAARDALYLSWVGRGVTDNETYPPSVLVSDLIDCVRQGFGLVDDDDGSALLANLINEYPLQVFSPKGFEANTPSQSYNPLWADAANRVLGVTVNDDEQFTATEAIAPEAAALELQPVPSVLSLDDLASAVMKPAHYYLRMRAELVLDEADGALAEDEPFDLRDFADRAVRDAALQYGSAAQDLLLAQGKAPLGTPGQLLVGEQIAAALQLKDVLPIYCGDAALPVFSGYLELSRSELAESDLSETLHGETASIQITLADLYPNGQHIVRSTIYPRDAIRYWIRHLALCCCAGQTGVQFAHTRVLSPDQVLYFPPLATDVARAQLIEYVRFYRAHWRSPQPFFTKSALMWGDDEVSSWEAVEKVWYGSFKKAGECEDPSIQLLWPNDALAVDSPQRAIFAAWAECLLHPLHQNMTTRSLGRDLALYQAQIQLMQECTE; this is encoded by the coding sequence ATGTCCTCTCGCCTGAACCTATTCCAATCCAATCGCCTAGAAAACCTGTTTGAGCTGATGCAAGCGCTGTTTGCCGTGCCGCTCTCCGACCCGTTTGCCAGCGAAAAAATCATCGTGTCGAGTAAGGGCATGGAGCGCTGGTTGCGCTTTCAGCTTGCCGAGCGCGTTGGGATTTGTTCGGGCGTCGATTTTGCGCTGCCGGCGGGCTTTATCTGGCGCTTGCTGCAAGACGCGATGCCTGGTTTGCCGGCGGAATCGCCGTATAGCTCGGGCCCTTTGGCGTGGCGCTTGTTTGGCTTGCTGCCGCAATCGCAGGCGCGCGAGGCCAGCCCGATTGTTGCCGCGTATTTGGCCGAAGGTGATGAGCGGCGGCGTATGGCGTTGGCTGGCAAATTGGCCGACGTGTTCGATCAGTATTTAGTCTTTCGCAGCGACTGGATCGCGGCGTGGGAAGAGGGGCGTTTGCTGGGGAATTTAGGGCCGGATGAAGCGTGGCAAGCCAAGCTATGGTGCGAAGTGCGCGATAGCATTCGCGCTGGTCAGTACGGTGCTACTTCGCCGCATCGGGCTGAGATGTTTGTGCAATTGTTTACCCAATGGGCCGAGCATCAACCGCAACGCCTGCCCGAGCGTTTAACGGTGTTTGGCATTTCTAGTATGCCGCCAGCGTATATCGACGTGCTTGGCGTACTGGCCGAGCATATCGACGTTAATCTATTTTTGCTTAACCCGTGCATGGCTGAATGGGGCGCGATTGTCAGCCCGAAAGCGCTGGCTTTTCATGCGCTGCGCAGCAAACAAGAGGCGCGCGCGCAGGAAAAAATGTATCTGGATGTCGGCCACCCATTGCTCGCGAGCATGGGAAAGGCGGGGCGTGATTTCTTCCGCGCGATTACCGAGCGTTTTCCGTGGTCGGTCGGCGGTGACGGGCCGCTATTTAGCGACCCGTGCGCCAATTTGGCCGATGCTAACCTACTGCGGCAAATTCAATCCGACATATTGCATTTGTACGAACGCGGCCATGACAGCCGTTTCCGTATTGCCAATGACGATCAATCGCTCACCTTCCATCGCTGCCACAGCGCAATGCGCGAAGTCGAGGTGCTGCACGATAGGCTGTGCGCCATGCTCGCGCGCGATAAAACGCTGTTGGCGTCAGAAATTGCCGTACTGCTACCCGATTTGGGGCCGTACGCGCCGCTGATTGAAGCGGTGTTTGGCGGCGCCGCCGCTGCGGGCGCGCCGGTATTGCCGTACAACATTGCCGATTTAAGCACCGCGCAAGAATGCCCGGCGATTGATGTGTATTTGCAGCTATTTAATCTGCCTGATAGCCGTTGCACCGCGGATGAAATTTTTGGCCTGATCGAAACGCCGCAAGTGGCACGCCGCTTTGGCATCGCCGCCGAGGATCTCGCCACGCTGCAACATTGGATCGATGCCGCAGCAATCCGCTGGGGGCTGAATGCCGCGCACCGCGCCGAATTTGCCGAGCTACTCGGTGGTGAAGCAGGTTTGGCGGCCTTGGGCGAGGCCAATACTTGGCAAGCTGGGCTCGATAGTCTGCTGCTTGGCGCGGCCTTGCCGCAAAAACTGGCCGGTGATACCGTGCCGCTGTGGCACGGTATTGCGCCGTGGGATCAGCTTGAAGGCTCGCAAGTGGCGCTGCTGGCCAAACTTAAAACGCTGATCGATAGCCTCAGCGCGTGGCGCGAACGGCTGAAAGCAGCGCAAACCTTGGCCGATTGGGCGGTGCTCGCGCAGCAATTACTCGAAGAGTTTCTCAATTTTGACCCCGAAGTCGAGGCCGAGCGTTTGCTGGTGCTGTCGATTCGCGAATCATTGGCCGCGATGGCGACGCAAGGCGAGTTGGCCGAGTTTGGCGCGCCGGTCGAGCGCAAAGTGGTGCTCGACGATTTGCGTCATCGTTTTGACACCTCAAGCCGTGGCTCGGGCTTTATGTCGCGCGGCATTACTTTTTGCACGATGGTGCCAATGCGCGGCTTGCCGTTTCGCGTGATTGCGGTGCTGGGCTTGAACGAAACCGATTTTCCGCGCAACCCGCCGACCTTGGGCTTTGATCTGATCGCGCAAAACCCACAATTGGGCGATCGCTCGCGCCGTTTGGACGATCGATTTTTGTTTTTAGAAATCATCCTCGCCGCGCGCGACGCGCTTTATCTATCGTGGGTTGGGCGCGGTGTGACCGACAATGAAACCTATCCTCCGTCGGTGTTGGTGTCCGATCTGATCGATTGCGTTCGGCAAGGTTTTGGTTTGGTGGACGATGACGATGGTAGTGCGCTGCTAGCGAATTTAATTAATGAGTATCCATTGCAAGTTTTTAGCCCAAAAGGCTTTGAAGCCAATACCCCGTCTCAATCGTATAACCCGCTGTGGGCCGATGCGGCCAATCGCGTGTTGGGGGTAACTGTCAATGATGATGAGCAATTCACGGCAACTGAAGCTATCGCCCCAGAAGCCGCCGCGCTTGAACTGCAGCCCGTTCCTTCGGTGCTGAGCCTGGACGACTTGGCCAGCGCGGTGATGAAGCCGGCGCATTACTACCTGCGCATGCGCGCCGAGCTGGTGCTCGATGAAGCTGATGGCGCTTTGGCTGAGGACGAACCGTTTGATTTGCGCGATTTTGCCGATCGCGCGGTGCGCGACGCCGCGCTGCAATACGGCAGCGCCGCGCAAGACTTGCTATTAGCGCAGGGCAAAGCGCCGTTGGGTACGCCTGGCCAGCTCTTGGTCGGCGAGCAAATCGCCGCCGCGCTGCAACTAAAAGACGTGCTGCCTATCTACTGCGGCGATGCTGCTTTGCCGGTATTTAGCGGCTATTTGGAGCTGAGTCGGTCCGAATTGGCCGAGTCTGATTTGAGCGAAACCTTGCACGGTGAAACTGCGAGCATCCAAATCACCTTGGCCGATTTGTACCCGAATGGTCAGCATATTGTGCGCAGCACGATTTACCCGCGCGATGCGATTCGCTACTGGATTCGACATCTAGCACTGTGCTGCTGCGCTGGTCAAACCGGCGTGCAGTTTGCGCACACCCGCGTCTTGTCGCCCGATCAAGTGCTGTATTTTCCGCCGCTGGCCACCGATGTTGCCCGCGCGCAATTGATTGAATACGTGCGTTTTTACCGTGCGCATTGGCGCTCGCCGCAGCCCTTTTTTACTAAGTCAGCGCTTATGTGGGGTGACGATGAAGTGTCGAGTTGGGAGGCGGTTGAAAAAGTGTGGTATGGAAGTTTTAAAAAAGCAGGCGAATGCGAAGATCCAAGCATTCAATTGCTGTGGCCGAATGATGCATTGGCGGTGGATTCGCCGCAACGCGCAATCTTTGCCGCTTGGGCTGAATGTCTATTGCACCCGCTTCATCAAAATATGACGACACGTAGCCTTGGGCGCGATCTGGCGCTGTACCAAGCACAAATTCAACTGATGCAGGAGTGCACTGAATGA
- a CDS encoding EAL domain-containing protein, with protein sequence MFKKILIVDDSQVQRGLIKAMCHQLPNIETLEASDGRWASRLLQMQNDIDLVITDLNMPGMDGIELLQQLARDATPPAVLLISGYKPELLEGCVLAAVQLGISRVAQMAKPLNPEKMQATIHSLLDEQPDEGSTTQALPLIEIINGLAHNQFCAHYQPIWRIGDRKLMQCEALARWQHPQRGLLGPAFFIDRLEHDGYISLLTRRIAQTSMDLLRQLAPKDTLHVSLNLARPQLNDAELLDRIEHELRLRRLSPAQVKLEITETTAFTDRGNTLATLLRLRMRGFALSLDDFGTGHTSLEDLKDLPFTELKLDRSLIHHIHRNPRCQSIVDGIVQIGEHLGMQLVAEGIEDEADMHYLERYPQLLAQGFLLSKPMSGTDLLELLSKMQRNSA encoded by the coding sequence ATGTTTAAAAAAATACTCATCGTTGATGACAGTCAGGTACAGCGTGGCTTGATTAAAGCGATGTGTCATCAATTGCCCAATATTGAAACGCTAGAGGCGTCGGATGGCCGCTGGGCTTCTCGTTTGTTGCAGATGCAAAACGATATTGATCTGGTGATTACAGATTTGAACATGCCTGGCATGGATGGAATTGAGCTATTGCAGCAATTGGCGCGTGATGCAACACCGCCTGCGGTCTTATTGATCAGCGGATATAAGCCTGAATTACTCGAAGGCTGCGTGCTCGCCGCAGTGCAACTGGGCATTTCTCGCGTGGCCCAAATGGCCAAGCCACTGAATCCCGAAAAAATGCAGGCCACCATCCACTCATTGCTCGATGAACAGCCCGACGAGGGCAGCACAACGCAGGCTCTACCGCTGATCGAGATCATCAATGGTTTGGCACATAACCAATTTTGTGCTCATTATCAGCCGATATGGCGTATTGGTGATCGAAAGTTGATGCAGTGCGAAGCGCTGGCGCGTTGGCAGCATCCGCAGCGTGGCTTATTGGGCCCTGCTTTTTTTATCGATCGCCTTGAGCACGATGGTTATATTAGTTTGCTAACTCGACGTATTGCGCAAACCAGTATGGATCTGCTGCGGCAACTCGCCCCCAAGGATACTTTGCATGTGTCACTGAATTTGGCGCGCCCACAATTAAATGATGCTGAATTGCTCGACCGAATTGAGCATGAGTTAAGGTTGCGACGTTTGTCACCCGCCCAAGTAAAGCTAGAAATTACCGAAACAACGGCTTTTACCGATCGAGGTAATACGCTAGCGACTTTATTACGACTGCGGATGCGCGGCTTTGCTTTATCGCTTGATGATTTTGGCACTGGGCATACCTCGCTCGAAGATTTAAAAGATTTACCCTTTACCGAGCTGAAACTTGATCGCAGTTTGATCCATCACATCCATCGCAACCCCCGCTGCCAAAGTATTGTGGATGGCATTGTGCAAATCGGTGAGCATTTGGGGATGCAATTGGTGGCCGAAGGCATCGAGGATGAAGCCGATATGCACTATCTAGAGCGTTATCCGCAATTATTAGCACAGGGCTTTTTGCTATCAAAACCAATGTCTGGCACTGATTTACTCGAGTTATTGAGTAAAATGCAGCGCAATTCGGCCTAA
- a CDS encoding AraC family transcriptional regulator, which produces MSKARTQLDYSRRLLKVVQVLWQNPTRQFTTAQLAEIAHFSPFHFHRVYREMMGETVAATQQRLRLHFASRDLACEHLSQERVAQRAGYQSSAAFVRAFAAAYGVTPGAYRRQHLNALQVKNTLENTMYSIEFRTLSSPINLAARRHLGAYLKIGEAFSHLELAVNQLPLVPNPRWFGLFYDDPANVQQGIIGAELRSDACVEICEQAELPADFHKTQIPAGRYALIEHRGAYSELDRAYQWLIGTWLPQSGEVPLPLPGIELYLNDPCNTEPKDLRTEIWLAIAG; this is translated from the coding sequence ATGAGTAAGGCACGTACACAGCTAGATTATTCACGCCGGTTACTGAAGGTGGTGCAGGTCTTGTGGCAAAACCCGACTCGGCAATTCACGACTGCCCAATTGGCCGAAATTGCGCACTTTTCGCCATTTCATTTTCATCGGGTGTATCGAGAAATGATGGGGGAAACGGTTGCGGCTACTCAGCAGCGTTTGCGCTTGCATTTCGCTTCGCGAGACTTAGCCTGCGAGCATTTGTCGCAAGAGCGCGTGGCGCAAAGGGCTGGGTATCAAAGCAGTGCGGCGTTTGTGCGTGCTTTTGCTGCGGCTTATGGCGTGACGCCGGGGGCGTATCGGCGGCAACACCTTAATGCTCTCCAAGTTAAAAACACATTGGAGAACACGATGTATTCAATCGAATTTCGCACATTAAGTAGCCCAATCAATTTGGCTGCACGTCGGCACTTGGGCGCGTACTTAAAGATTGGTGAAGCTTTTAGCCATTTGGAATTGGCTGTGAACCAATTGCCCTTAGTGCCCAATCCGCGTTGGTTTGGCTTGTTTTACGATGACCCTGCAAATGTTCAGCAAGGTATTATTGGCGCTGAATTACGTTCGGATGCCTGCGTGGAAATTTGCGAGCAGGCTGAGCTACCAGCTGATTTTCACAAAACGCAAATTCCTGCGGGGCGTTATGCGCTCATTGAGCACCGTGGTGCCTACAGCGAATTAGATAGAGCCTACCAATGGCTGATTGGAACGTGGTTGCCGCAAAGTGGTGAAGTTCCGTTACCGCTGCCGGGTATTGAGTTGTATCTGAATGATCCGTGCAATACCGAACCAAAAGATTTACGGACAGAAATTTGGTTGGCGATTGCGGGTTAA